The segment CTCCCCGACGTCCGCCGCATCATCGAAAAGACCCCCGCGACCCGCCAGACACTCTTTTTCAGCGCCACCATGCCCCCGCAGATCAAGAGCCTCGCAGACTTCGCCCTGAAGGAGCCCGAGAGCGTCGAAGTCGGCATCCGCTTCTCCGCCGCAGAGACCGTCAGCCATTACATGTATCCCGTCGCCAGCGATCAGCGCCAGGAGCTACTCCTCGCCATCCTGAAGCAGACACACTTCAACAGCATGATGATCTTCACCCGCACCAAAGCGCAGGCAGATCAGCTCTTCAGCGCCATCGAGCAAACCGGCTCCTACAAAGCCGCCGTCATGCACAGCGACATCGGCCAAAAAGACCGTGAAAAAGCCCTCAAAGGCTTCCGCGACGGCGAATTCGAAATCATCGTCGCCACCGACCTCGCCGCCCGTGGGCTCGACATCACCCACGTCACACACGTCATCAACTACATGGTCCCAGAGGACAGCGAGGACTACGTGCACCGCATCGGCCGCACAGGCCGCGCCCAGAAAGAAGGCGATGCCTACACCCTCTTCGCCGCCGATGAAGTCATGAACGTCGCCAGCATCGAGCGCCTCATCAGCCAGAAAATCCCGCGCAAAAAGCTCGAAGGCTTCACCTACAAATACACCACCGTCCTAGACGAAGAGGACACAGCCCGCGCCATCCTCACCGGACGCAAAAAGAAGCGCCGGTAACACACCCCTCTCTCACCGCTCGATCCGTGGTGCGACCTGTAGGCAGCTCCACTCCTGCCCCTGCTCCCATCCCTTCTCACAGCGCAGGATGCAGCGCAGCGTCCTCGGCGGCTTACCGCCCAGGTAAGTTTCCGCACGCTTGAGCTGGATGCTCAATGCCCCATCTGCATGCCGCGTGATGATCTGTGGCTGATCGCTATCGAACCAGCCATCCTCCGTGAAAACGATGATCTCCTCTGCCTCACGCTGATGCCTCGTCACGCGAGCCGCGCCAGAGGCAGGCTTCAGCGTCAGCGTGATCGAGTCAGCCTTCTCCTGCGCCGCCGCCGTCCAGGCCGTACTCGTCCTCTCGGCACGGGCACGCTCCGCATCCAGCAGGCGCCTCCACTTCTCCAACACCACCGCCGTCTCCGCCACCGGCAGCGTGAGCTTCAGCTCCGCACTGCCCGGATGACAAGACTTCCCACAGCACATCCACACCGCTTGAGCCGCCAGCGTGACCTGCTCCCCCGGCTTTTGATCCGCAGGCGGCGTGATCTCCGTCCGCAGCATCACATCCCGGTCAAAGCCCTGCGCCTTGATTTGAAACATCAGCGTCCGCTCCGGCTCTGGGAACACCAGTGGCCCCGCCCTCCAGCCACGCGGCAGCGACCACGTCAACTGAGTCGGCACCCCCACGATACCCGGCTGCCGCCAATACGTATGCCAGCCCCGATCATGATCCACCCACAGCCCCACCGTAAAAGGCTTCCCCGGCACCACCGCCGACTGCTCCGAGACGAGCTGTAGCGAAAGCCCCGTGAGCGCAAAGCACGCGGACGACAAAAGAAATCCGCCCATCCAAAAAAGAACGAGCCAACGGCGAAAGGTAAACAAGGAACAGCCCAACATGCCTCCACCCATTGCACTTCTCCGCATACGGGCAAAGGGAATGACCTCGCAGATCTTGGTCTCCGCCTCTGGGGACGCGAAACTGGCTCTGGAAGACGCCGTCTGGCGTTAACAGTCCTCTTTTTCGGTTCATCAGGGAAGTTGGTACACAGAGGATATGCTGATCACCCTGCTGGGATTGCGGGACCTGGGAACGGTAGGAAGGACAAGAGCACTCTCAGGCGCATCCCGAAGAACGCGGCAGCGTCGTGGAGTGCGCGTGGCAAGCCTAGGCGCGACACCGCTGTCGCTAGCCGGAGTGCGCACTTCGGCCCAGGGCTTACGCACCAAAATGC is part of the Verrucomicrobiaceae bacterium genome and harbors:
- a CDS encoding DEAD/DEAH box helicase, which produces MPEGPYPPNWEVLGLAPSVLAAVRETGYEKPTTIQEKAIPIILTGKDVVGASQTGTGKTAAFALPTISRLGAPGSFRVLVLEPVRELAAQVVEQFEKYGKHTGLRVLLVHGGVGYDKQRKGLQQGVDIVVATPGRLLDFMQEGIADLRGVEVLILDEVDRMLDMGFLPDVRRIIEKTPATRQTLFFSATMPPQIKSLADFALKEPESVEVGIRFSAAETVSHYMYPVASDQRQELLLAILKQTHFNSMMIFTRTKAQADQLFSAIEQTGSYKAAVMHSDIGQKDREKALKGFRDGEFEIIVATDLAARGLDITHVTHVINYMVPEDSEDYVHRIGRTGRAQKEGDAYTLFAADEVMNVASIERLISQKIPRKKLEGFTYKYTTVLDEEDTARAILTGRKKKRR